A stretch of Oncorhynchus gorbuscha isolate QuinsamMale2020 ecotype Even-year linkage group LG24, OgorEven_v1.0, whole genome shotgun sequence DNA encodes these proteins:
- the LOC124013261 gene encoding LOW QUALITY PROTEIN: protocadherin-18-like (The sequence of the model RefSeq protein was modified relative to this genomic sequence to represent the inferred CDS: deleted 4 bases in 3 codons): MEPGKIICVIYIRIWILLAVMALATQNVKGKTLKYQVYEEQKVGTVIARLKEDVADVLVKLPTSVSLRFRAMQRGSTSFLSVREQDGEISIRSKIDREKLCEKNLNCSIEFDVLTLPTEHLQLFHVEVEVLDINDNAPQFARAVIPIEISESAAVGARIPLDSASDPDVGENSLDTYSLEPNNYFKIDIQSRTDGAKYSELVVLRELDREMQPGYELQLTASDKGVPPKSGSTLLKISVADSNDNSPIFEQSSYVIHLLENSPVGSLLIDLNATDADDGTNAKIVYSFSSHVSPKIVETFKINSDNGHLTLMKRVDFESATSYDIDVQAQDMGPNSMPAHCKIFIKVVDVNDNKPDISINLMSQGDRGKEDAAYISEAAPLDSFVALVRVEDLDSGLNGEVVCKLHGQGSFKLQKTYENNYMILTNVSLDREKRSEFSLTVIAEDRGTPSLSTIKHFTVHVLDENDNAPRFQKGRYEVFRSENNAPGAYLTSLLATDPDLDANSQVSYFLVENTVHGSSISTFVTIDPSNGAVYALRTFDREDVSRISFVVQAKDAGEPSLLSNATVILTILDENDNPPVIVVPQLWNLTADVPVSKYTEAGSLVTAVRATDRDTGVNAELTCSITAGNEEGFFSMDPRTCEISANVSLDMFPHEFAELTVLVSDHGSLQQTTKAVLKISLYENMEGHVQVLDQGETPLDASLIIIMSLGAICTLLLVIMVMFAARCNREKKDTRNSYNCRVAETNHQHHPKKPSRQIHKGDITLVPTVNGTLPIRAHHRSPSATPPMDRAPMGSRQSHHSHQSLNSLVTISSNHIPESFALELAHATPPVEGQYQPRPCFRGNKYSRSYRYALQDMDKFSLKDSGRGDSDAGDSDYDMGRESPSETLLGDGFSELYHLPPGHHRLHPAMRLCTEECRVLGHSDQCWMPPLALSLSSPASSSSDYRSNMFIPGEESSNQPPHLLDDDQASIDSSERRKSFSTFGKDPGSSEDGGVSEGSSLLSEMNGIFQRLLPPSLDSYAECSENNVAATATERGSGKVGHAKVLLPGGNNTKGPASYPAGVAAWAANTHYLNPGGGAVGQSPLSHNTNNLTNMAASSTSSSSSNQPPHLRWLPAMEEIPENYEEDELEMLGMGFLGRKQSRDRHHDMMDASELVTEINKLLQDARQTRERWRETEDEGPRHYLENVVPFGM, from the exons ATGGAACCTGGAAAAATCATCTGCGTAATTTATATCCGAATATGGATACTTCTCGCCGTTATGGCGCTGGCCACGCAAAACGTCAAAGGTAAAACATTAAAATATCAAGTTTACGAGGAACAGAAAGTGGGGACTGTTATTGCGCGGCTTAAAGAAGAcgtggctgatgttttggtcaaaCTCCCAACTTCTGTGTCTTTGCGCTTCCGAGCCATGCAGAGAGGTAGCACGTCTTTTCTATCCGTGCGCGAGCAGGACGGAGAGATCAGCATCCGTTCCAAAATAGACCGAGAGAAGCTCTGCGAGAAGAACCTCAACTGTTCCATTGAATTCGACGTTCTGACTCTTCCAACAGAACACTTGCAGCTCTTCCACGTCGAGGTGGAAGTGTTGGACATTAATGATAACGCGCCCCAGTTCGCCCGCGCCGTAATCCCCATCGAGATCTCCGAGAGCGCGGCAGTTGGGGCGCGCATTCCCCTGGACAGCGCGAGTGACCCCGACGTCGGGGAGAACTCC CTCGATACTTACTCCCTCGAGCCCAACAACTACTTCAAGATTGACATTCAGAGCAGAACGGACGGGGCTAAGTACTCGGAGTTGGTGGTGCTAAGGGAGCTCGACAGGGAGATGCAGCCAGGTTATGAACTTCAGCTGACGGCCTCCGACAAGGGCGTT CCCCCTAAATCCGGTTCTACTCTCCTCAAAATTAGCGTGGCAGATTCAAACGACAACAGTCCTATTTTCGAACAGTCTTCATATGTGATTCATCTATTGGAGAATTCACCTGTTGGATCTCTTCTTATTGACCTGAATGCGACTGATGCAGACGACGGAACCAACGCCAAAATCGTCTACTCCTTTAGCAGTCACGTGTCCCCGAAAATCGTGGAAACGTTCAAGATCAACTCGGATAATGGCCACCTGACGCTCATGAAGCGCGTGGACTTTGAAAGCGCGACATCATATGACATCGATGTCCAAGCCCAGGATATGGGCCCCAACTCCATGCCGGCACACTGCAAGATCTTCATCAAGGTAGTGGACGTAAACGACAACAAACCAGACATCAGCATCAATCTGATGTCCCAAGGGGACAGAGGCAAGGAGGACGCGGCCTACATCTCCGAGGCCGCTCCATTGGATTCCTTCGTGGCCTTAGTAAGAGTGGAGGACCTAGATTCCGGTCTGAACGGAGAGGTTGTGTGTAAACTCCACGGCCAGGGGAGCTTTAAACTACAGAAGACCTACGAGAACAACTACATGATCCTCACTAACGTGTCGCTGGATCGGGAGAAGAGGTCAGAGTTCAGCTTGACGGTCATCGCCGAGGACCGCGGCACGCCCAGCCTCTCGACCATCAAGCACTTCACCGTGCACGTGCTGGATGAAAACGACAACGCTCCACGCTTCCAGAAGGGACGCTATGAGGTGTTCAGATCAGAGAACAATGCCCCTGGGGCCTACCTCACGTCGCTATTGGCAACCGACCCCGACCTGGACGCCAACAGCCAGGTGAGCTACTTCCTGGTGGAGAACACCGTTCACGGGAGCTCCATCTCCACCTTTGTCACCATAGACCCGTCCAACGGCGCTGTTTACGCCCTCCGCACGTTCGACCGCGAGGACGTCAGCCGGATATCCTTCGTAGTCCAGGCCAAGGACGCCGGGGAACCCTCGTTGCTGAGCAACGCCACCGTCATCCTGACAATCCTGGACGAAAACGACAACCCGCCGGTCATCGTGGTTCCGCAGCTCTGGAACCTCACGGCCGACGTCCCCGTCTCCAAGTACACCGAGGCCGGTAGCCTGGTTACGGCCGTCAGGGCGACCGACCGAGACACCGGCGTCAACGCAGAACTCACGTGTTCAATCACTGCCGGCAACGAGGAAGGCTTCTTCTCTATGGATCCCAGAACGTGCGAGATCAGCGCCAACGTTAGCCTCGACATGTTTCCCCACGAGTTTGCGGAGCTCACCGTCTTAGTCAGTGACCACGGTTCCTTGCAACAGACCACCAAGGCCGTCCTAAAAATCAGCCTCTATGAGAACATGGAGGGCCACGTGCAGGTGCTGGACCAGGGGGAGACGCCGCTCGACGcctccctcatcatcatcatgtccCTGGGGGCCATCTGCACTCTGCTCCTTGTCATCATGGTCATGTTCGCTGCCCGCTGCAACCGAGAAAAGAAAGATACCAGGAACTCGTACAACTGCAGGGTGGCAGAGACCAACCACCAGCATCACCCTAAGAAACCGTCGCGGCAGATCCACAAGGGTGACATCACACTTGTTCCCACGGTGAATGGGACTCTACCAATCAGAGCGCACCACCGCTCACCCTCGGCCACGCCCCCCATGGACCGGGCGCCAATGGGAAGCCGGCAGAGCCACCACAGCCACCAGTCACTGAATAGCCTGGTGACGATATCGTCCAATCATATCCCGGAGAGCTTCGCCCTAGAGTTGGCCCACGCTACGCCACCCGTCGAG GGCCAGTACCAGCCTAGACCCTGTTTCCGTGGCAACAAATACTCCAGAAGCTACAG gtatgcATTGCAGGACATGGACAAGTTCAGCTTGAAGGACAGTGGTCGTGGGGACAGCGATGCGGGGGACAGCGACTATGATATGGGACGAGAGTCCCCATCTGAGACC CTGCTGGGGGATGGCTTCTCTGAGCTCTACCACCTACCACCTGGACA TCACAGACTACACCCAG ctATGCGCCTATGCACTGAGGAGTGTCGTGTGTTGGGCCATTCTGACCAGTGCTGGATGCCTCCCCtggccctctccctgtcctccccggcctcctcctcctctgactaccGTAGCAACATGTTTATCCCAGGGGAGGAGTCCTCTAACCAGCCCCCCCACCTCCTCGATGACGACCAGGCTTCCATCGATTCCTCGGAGCGCAGGAAGAGCTTCTCCACCTTCGGGAAGGATCCCGGGAGTTCTGAGGATGGAGGGGTCAGTGAAGGGAGTTCCTTGCTTTCGGAGATGAACGGAATCTTCCAGCGCCTGCTCCCTCCGTCACTGGACTCATACGCCGAGTGCAGCGAAAACAACGTTGCTGCCACGGCAACGGAAAGAGGAAGTGGAAAGGTTGGCCACGCCAAGGTGCTGTTACCGGGCGGCAACAACACCAAAGGCCCCGCCTCCTACCCGGCGGGCGTGGCGGCGTGGGCGGCTAACACCCACTATCTGAACCCCGGAGGCGGAGCTGTCGGCCAAAGCCCATTAAGTCACAACACCAACAACCTCACCAACATGGCCGCCTcgtccacctcctcttcctcctccaaccAGCCACCACACCTAAGATGGCTACCTGCCATGGAGGAGATCCCAGAAAACtatgaggaggatgagctggagATGTTAGGGATGGGGTTCCTGGGGAGGAAGCAGAGCAGGGACAGACACCATGACATGATGGACGCTAGTGAGTTGGTCACCGAGATTAATAAACTACTACAGGACGCCAGGCAgactagagagagatggagagagacgg AAGACGAGGGTCCTAGACACTATCTAGAGAATGTGGTTCCGTTTGGGATgtag